Proteins from a genomic interval of Chryseobacterium indologenes:
- a CDS encoding efflux RND transporter permease subunit: protein MKQLLTISIQKRWLMLALFVLLGFFGYYSWTKLSVEAYPDIADVTSQVVTQVPGLAAEEVEQQITIPLERSLNGLPGMHVMRSKSTFGLSIITMVFDDGVDDYWARQRIQERLSDVTLPYGAQPGLDPLTSPIGEVYRYIIESNNHSLRELTDLQKFVIIPRIKQVSGIADVTNFGGITTQFQVELDPHKLEQYGLSLSEVTETISKNNVSAGGSMLPRGNLAYVIRGIGLVKDLNDLGKIVVKTENGVPVFLNDVGTLKYGNLERKGILGYTDRKRNYSESVEGIVLLLRGQNPSQVLEGVHQAIEELNNETLPAGVKIHPFLDRTDLVDTTLHTVSHTLTEGIVLVIIVLIVFLGSWRGALLVAITIPLSLLFAFILMHFTNIPANLLSLGAIDFGIIVDGAIVMLETILKKREDNPEEALEEKTITKRVIEVAKPIFFSTIIIITAYLPLFAFERVEKKLFTPMAFTVGYALFGALAVALLLIPGIAYVIYRKPQKIYHNKWLEKISTAYGKRVEKIMKAPRKVILPVSIVLLSAGILSYTVGKDFLPELDEGSIWLQVQLPPGISLAKAKEMSDTLRARTLKHSEITYMMVQAGRNDDGTDPWTASHFEVSVGIKPYDQWPSGKTKADLIKELAADYKDMPGFTVGFSQPMIDGVMDKISGAHSELVVKVYGDDFKETRRIAENVLSTLHKIPGSADLAIDQEPPLPQLQIIADRDKIAQYGLNVADVADLIEVALGGKAISQIFIGNKVYDISCRYTEDSRDTPDKIGNLMLTSATGTKIPLSQVAEVKLSTGESTITREMNKRHLTVKLNLRGTDLSSFLKKAQDQIEKDITYDHEKYQIKWGGQFENQNRAYSRLAFIVPLALAVMFLLLYGAFGDFKQALVLMSIVPLALFGGMLALNIRGMSLNVSSAVGFIALFGVAIQNGVIMISHINDLRKKGYGLKDSVIKGAHDRFRPVLMTATVAVIGLFPASLATGIGSDVQRPLATVIVYGLMFSTILTLFVLPAIYYMAERRNEKQNPESNEAITYEE from the coding sequence ATGAAGCAATTACTTACAATCTCTATACAGAAGAGATGGCTGATGCTGGCCCTCTTCGTCTTACTGGGGTTTTTCGGATATTATTCCTGGACCAAATTATCAGTGGAAGCCTATCCCGACATTGCCGATGTTACCTCTCAGGTTGTAACACAGGTTCCGGGACTGGCGGCTGAAGAAGTAGAACAACAAATCACCATTCCGCTTGAACGCTCATTAAACGGGCTACCGGGAATGCATGTGATGCGAAGTAAAAGTACTTTCGGGCTTTCTATTATTACAATGGTTTTCGATGATGGTGTGGATGACTACTGGGCAAGGCAGCGTATCCAGGAAAGGCTGTCTGATGTGACACTGCCTTATGGTGCACAACCGGGTCTTGACCCGCTAACCTCCCCTATCGGCGAAGTCTATCGTTATATTATTGAAAGTAACAACCACAGTTTACGCGAGCTGACGGATTTGCAGAAATTCGTTATTATTCCCCGCATCAAACAGGTGTCAGGGATTGCAGATGTCACCAACTTCGGAGGAATCACCACCCAGTTTCAGGTTGAACTGGATCCTCACAAACTCGAACAATACGGGCTTTCATTATCTGAAGTAACCGAAACGATTTCTAAAAATAATGTCAGTGCCGGAGGAAGTATGCTTCCCCGAGGAAATCTGGCGTATGTTATTCGTGGAATAGGTCTGGTAAAAGATTTGAACGATCTCGGGAAAATAGTGGTAAAAACAGAAAACGGTGTTCCTGTCTTTCTGAATGACGTTGGAACCTTAAAATACGGGAACCTTGAAAGAAAGGGAATTCTTGGCTATACCGACAGAAAACGAAATTATTCCGAAAGCGTGGAAGGTATTGTTCTCCTGCTGAGAGGCCAAAACCCCTCGCAGGTACTGGAAGGTGTTCATCAGGCAATCGAAGAATTGAATAATGAAACCCTGCCGGCAGGAGTAAAAATCCATCCTTTCCTGGACAGAACAGATCTTGTGGATACAACCCTTCATACCGTTTCTCACACTCTGACAGAAGGAATCGTACTGGTTATTATTGTCCTCATTGTTTTCCTCGGAAGCTGGAGAGGTGCTTTACTAGTGGCTATTACCATTCCTTTGTCGCTGTTATTTGCATTTATCCTGATGCATTTTACCAATATTCCCGCGAACCTTCTTTCTCTTGGAGCGATCGACTTTGGAATCATTGTAGACGGTGCCATCGTGATGCTGGAAACCATCCTTAAAAAAAGAGAAGATAACCCTGAAGAAGCTCTGGAAGAAAAAACAATTACCAAAAGAGTGATTGAGGTAGCCAAACCTATTTTCTTTTCTACCATTATCATCATCACGGCGTATCTTCCATTATTTGCTTTTGAAAGAGTAGAGAAAAAATTATTTACTCCCATGGCATTCACTGTAGGATATGCTTTATTCGGAGCCCTTGCCGTGGCGTTGCTTCTGATCCCGGGAATAGCGTATGTTATTTATCGAAAACCACAAAAGATCTATCATAATAAGTGGCTGGAAAAAATAAGTACTGCCTATGGAAAAAGAGTAGAAAAAATAATGAAGGCTCCCAGAAAAGTCATTCTACCTGTAAGCATCGTCCTATTATCTGCCGGAATTTTATCTTACACCGTAGGAAAAGATTTCCTGCCCGAACTGGATGAGGGTTCTATCTGGCTGCAGGTACAGCTTCCACCGGGAATTTCTCTTGCCAAAGCTAAAGAAATGAGTGATACCTTACGGGCCAGAACTTTAAAACATTCGGAAATTACCTACATGATGGTGCAGGCCGGACGTAATGATGACGGAACAGACCCATGGACCGCTTCCCACTTTGAAGTTTCCGTAGGAATAAAACCTTACGACCAATGGCCATCCGGAAAAACAAAAGCAGACCTGATCAAAGAGCTGGCTGCCGACTATAAAGATATGCCTGGATTCACTGTAGGTTTTTCACAACCGATGATCGACGGGGTAATGGATAAGATCTCAGGGGCGCATAGTGAATTGGTTGTAAAGGTATATGGCGATGATTTCAAAGAAACCAGAAGAATTGCCGAAAATGTTTTATCAACATTGCATAAAATTCCGGGTTCTGCCGATCTAGCTATTGACCAGGAACCTCCGCTGCCCCAACTTCAGATCATTGCCGACAGAGATAAAATCGCACAGTATGGCTTAAACGTAGCTGATGTCGCCGATCTCATTGAAGTGGCACTCGGAGGAAAAGCTATTTCCCAAATTTTTATCGGAAATAAAGTCTATGATATTTCCTGCCGATACACAGAAGACAGCCGTGATACTCCCGATAAAATCGGAAACCTGATGCTTACCTCTGCTACCGGAACCAAAATTCCATTATCACAGGTGGCAGAAGTAAAATTAAGCACAGGGGAAAGCACCATAACCCGTGAAATGAATAAACGACATCTCACGGTGAAGCTTAACCTGCGGGGTACCGACCTTTCTTCTTTCCTGAAAAAAGCTCAGGATCAGATTGAAAAGGATATTACCTACGACCATGAAAAATATCAGATCAAATGGGGTGGTCAGTTTGAAAACCAGAACAGAGCGTATTCCAGGCTGGCATTTATTGTTCCGTTGGCATTGGCGGTTATGTTCCTGTTATTGTACGGGGCATTCGGAGACTTTAAGCAGGCTTTGGTTCTGATGTCGATTGTTCCGTTGGCTTTATTCGGGGGAATGCTTGCCCTCAATATCCGTGGAATGTCCCTGAATGTATCTTCAGCAGTAGGATTCATCGCTTTATTCGGGGTTGCTATACAGAATGGAGTGATCATGATTTCCCATATCAATGACCTGCGAAAGAAAGGTTATGGCCTCAAAGATTCAGTAATCAAAGGAGCTCATGACCGTTTCAGACCGGTACTGATGACGGCAACTGTTGCGGTGATCGGTCTATTCCCGGCATCTCTGGCAACAGGAATCGGTTCAGATGTACAACGACCTCTGGCTACAGTAATCGTTTACGGACTGATGTTCTCTACTATTTTAACCCTTTTCGTGCTACCGGCTATTTATTATATGGCAGAACGTCGCAATGAAAAACAAAATCCGGAATCAAATGAAGCAATTACATATGAAGAGTAA
- a CDS encoding TolC family protein, protein MKSKIHFIIATVMVMSLTGMVKAQEKELLRFDEYLNLVGKKNLGFASQKYNVSKAEAAIRTAGMFPDPQLEVETTNNGVNKNMGYVYGTSVGWTLELGGKRKARVNLAKDQSELSKIQLEDFFRNLRADASLGYVDALKSKSLLEVQQDSYKNMLQLAKSDSIRYQLGTISLVTSKQSKLEAASLLNDVYQAESAEQQALTNLSVFISDHRTTGRDVDGDFNAFNREFNIDDLMLQALNERADLLAARQNTQVAKSQINLEKANRVIDLGLSAGAERHTEATNEIAPSPTVNAVKVGVSIPLKFSNRRNAGLKIAEMAHSQAEVEYQQIEQGIRAEVMQAYQQYTATQKQVKQFHNGMLSEAKSILDGIIYSYKRGESSILEVLNAQRTYNDVRKDYYQALADNAAALIELERRAGIGDIEF, encoded by the coding sequence ATGAAGAGTAAAATTCATTTTATCATCGCCACTGTCATGGTAATGAGCCTTACAGGAATGGTAAAAGCACAGGAAAAGGAGCTTTTGCGTTTTGATGAATACCTGAACCTGGTTGGAAAGAAAAATCTCGGATTTGCCTCCCAGAAATACAATGTGAGCAAGGCAGAAGCAGCCATCCGGACGGCCGGTATGTTTCCGGATCCCCAGCTGGAAGTGGAAACAACCAACAACGGGGTGAATAAAAATATGGGGTATGTGTATGGCACTTCCGTCGGATGGACCCTGGAACTGGGTGGTAAGAGGAAAGCAAGGGTGAATCTTGCTAAAGACCAATCAGAGCTTAGTAAAATACAATTAGAAGATTTTTTCAGAAACCTTAGAGCCGATGCAAGCCTAGGATATGTGGATGCTTTAAAATCAAAATCATTGCTTGAAGTACAGCAGGATTCTTACAAAAATATGCTCCAGTTGGCAAAATCCGACAGTATCCGTTATCAATTAGGAACTATATCGCTGGTGACTTCAAAGCAGAGTAAATTAGAAGCGGCATCCCTGCTCAATGACGTCTATCAGGCTGAAAGTGCTGAACAACAGGCATTAACTAATCTCTCTGTATTTATTAGTGATCACAGAACAACAGGCAGAGATGTAGACGGAGATTTTAACGCCTTCAACAGAGAGTTCAATATTGATGACCTGATGCTTCAGGCACTCAATGAAAGAGCAGATCTATTGGCGGCCAGACAAAATACACAGGTAGCCAAAAGCCAGATCAATCTTGAAAAAGCGAATCGTGTGATCGACCTGGGACTGAGTGCCGGGGCAGAACGTCACACGGAAGCCACCAACGAAATTGCTCCTTCTCCCACAGTAAATGCCGTAAAAGTAGGCGTAAGTATTCCTTTAAAATTTTCCAACAGAAGAAATGCCGGATTGAAAATAGCTGAAATGGCTCACTCGCAGGCTGAGGTTGAATATCAACAGATCGAACAAGGAATACGGGCTGAAGTTATGCAGGCTTACCAACAATATACGGCCACTCAAAAGCAGGTAAAACAATTCCACAACGGAATGCTCAGTGAAGCAAAAAGTATCCTGGATGGTATTATTTACAGCTATAAAAGAGGAGAAAGCTCTATTCTGGAGGTTCTGAATGCACAACGTACTTATAATGATGTAAGAAAGGATTATTACCAGGCTCTTGCAGACAATGCTGCGGCATTAATAGAACTTGAGCGCCGGGCAGGGATTGGGGATATCGAGTTTTAA
- a CDS encoding DUF1801 domain-containing protein, with protein MQIPAVSIEDYISKIPEERQEAFTKLFNTINQNLPNGFEENPSYGMIGWAVPLKTYPAGYHCAANTPLPFINLASQKNFIALYHMGLYSTPELLDWFVAEYPKHSKKKLDMGKSCVRFKKVEDIPFELIGELSRKMTVEDWISMYESQYKK; from the coding sequence ATGCAGATTCCAGCCGTATCTATAGAAGATTATATTTCAAAGATTCCTGAAGAAAGACAAGAGGCTTTTACAAAGCTTTTTAATACCATCAATCAGAATTTACCAAACGGTTTTGAAGAAAATCCCAGTTATGGAATGATAGGATGGGCGGTCCCGTTGAAAACCTATCCTGCCGGTTATCATTGTGCTGCCAATACCCCTTTGCCGTTTATCAATCTGGCTTCCCAGAAGAATTTTATTGCTTTATATCATATGGGGCTATATTCTACACCGGAGCTTCTGGACTGGTTTGTGGCTGAATACCCTAAGCATTCAAAGAAAAAACTGGACATGGGGAAGTCCTGTGTTCGTTTTAAAAAAGTGGAAGATATCCCTTTTGAATTAATCGGTGAATTGAGCAGAAAAATGACGGTAGAAGACTGGATCAGCATGTATGAATCTCAGTATAAAAAATAA
- a CDS encoding T9SS type A sorting domain-containing protein, whose product MTINLFSRALPVIGFFSASFMMAQNFQTMPVQSGYTEDVIANGIGAANASTTLDVDGVSYNFVARDFQLTATSVPLTYGIPTDGIINSAVASTPGLTFQLGDLSGSNSLRISSSNTGSNTGTITFTNPVAAFKLYMLSTSGSGASTVNITVNFTDNTSQAFTGQSVPDWYDGNNYAIRGIGRILRNTNSLEASTTNPRLYQTVLNIDPANQNKPIQSVTITKTNSSGVANIFAFSADAYSTCVAPTLASVGAITANSALISWTVPAGTQAASHDIYYSTSATTPLSSAVPNYPGVTGTSYTIGNLSPSTNYYYWVRTNCSGGTGQSSWSFVGTFKTLCGAMIPPYTNDFASFPGSCWENLTGGTPATGPTGNGSSWTADGFLNVGTTGSARINLYSTNTIGWLKTVPFDLSGGGYRAKFNFGVTTYSGTAASTMGSDDVIHFMVSNDGGSTWDILKTWGTSNTPSNTSNEYTYDLVNNIGANTVFAFYGTDGTVDDTPDYNFYVDNFIVENAQLSTSEVKTTTPKINIHPNPFKDILYLSDTKDVNKITVGDALGRVVKSIDGFTKQIDLNELGTGLYFVTLYFKDGSKSTVKAIKK is encoded by the coding sequence ATGACAATAAATTTATTTTCTAGGGCATTGCCTGTGATTGGTTTCTTCTCTGCATCTTTTATGATGGCTCAAAATTTTCAAACGATGCCTGTACAGTCAGGGTATACGGAAGATGTAATTGCCAACGGAATAGGTGCTGCCAATGCATCTACGACCTTGGATGTTGACGGAGTTTCTTACAATTTTGTAGCAAGAGATTTTCAACTTACTGCTACCAGTGTTCCTCTTACTTATGGTATTCCGACTGACGGTATTATTAATTCTGCTGTGGCTTCAACGCCCGGCTTAACCTTTCAGCTTGGAGATTTAAGTGGAAGCAATTCACTGCGAATCAGTAGTAGTAACACAGGTAGTAATACGGGTACCATTACTTTTACAAATCCTGTAGCAGCCTTTAAATTATATATGCTTTCAACGAGTGGAAGTGGGGCTTCTACAGTCAATATAACAGTAAACTTTACGGATAATACCTCTCAGGCTTTTACAGGGCAAAGTGTTCCGGATTGGTATGATGGCAATAATTACGCTATCCGTGGAATAGGAAGGATTCTCAGGAATACAAACAGCTTGGAGGCCAGTACAACGAATCCAAGATTATATCAAACAGTTTTAAATATTGATCCGGCTAATCAAAACAAACCTATTCAAAGTGTTACGATTACCAAAACAAACAGTAGCGGTGTTGCCAATATATTTGCATTTTCAGCGGATGCTTATAGTACTTGCGTTGCTCCGACATTAGCTTCGGTAGGAGCAATTACTGCCAATTCTGCTCTGATTTCGTGGACGGTTCCTGCAGGCACTCAGGCTGCGAGTCATGATATATATTATAGTACAAGTGCTACAACTCCACTAAGCAGTGCTGTGCCAAATTATCCCGGAGTTACCGGAACGTCATATACTATCGGAAATTTATCTCCAAGTACGAACTATTATTACTGGGTAAGAACAAACTGTAGTGGTGGAACAGGACAAAGCTCATGGTCATTTGTAGGGACATTTAAAACGTTGTGCGGAGCAATGATCCCGCCTTATACTAATGATTTTGCCAGCTTCCCGGGCTCATGCTGGGAGAATCTTACAGGAGGAACACCGGCTACGGGACCAACAGGAAATGGAAGCAGCTGGACTGCTGACGGGTTCCTCAACGTTGGTACTACCGGCTCAGCAAGAATAAATCTGTATTCAACCAATACGATAGGATGGCTAAAGACTGTTCCTTTTGATCTTTCTGGCGGCGGCTACAGAGCGAAATTTAATTTTGGAGTAACCACCTACTCCGGAACTGCGGCTTCAACAATGGGCTCTGATGATGTAATTCATTTCATGGTTTCCAATGATGGAGGTAGTACATGGGACATCCTGAAAACCTGGGGTACCAGCAATACGCCTTCCAATACTTCTAATGAATATACTTATGATTTAGTCAATAATATCGGGGCTAATACTGTATTTGCTTTTTACGGAACAGACGGAACGGTAGATGATACCCCGGATTATAACTTCTATGTTGATAATTTTATTGTCGAAAATGCACAGTTAAGTACTTCTGAAGTTAAAACAACGACACCTAAGATAAATATTCACCCAAATCCTTTTAAAGATATCTTATACCTTTCCGATACTAAGGATGTGAATAAAATAACTGTTGGAGACGCATTGGGTAGAGTAGTTAAAAGTATTGACGGTTTTACAAAGCAAATTGATTTAAACGAGCTTGGTACCGGATTATATTTTGTAACCCTTTACTTTAAAGATGGCTCCAAATCAACAGTAAAGGCCATTAAAAAATAG
- a CDS encoding pyridoxal phosphate-dependent aminotransferase — protein sequence MPNISNRALHMPPSPVRKLVPFALQAKQKGIKVYHLNIGQPDIETPETALNALKNIDLKVLEYALSEGNIEYRKALTEYYHSLGFSDLTPDNFMVTNGGSEALNFAISTLCDEGDEVIIPEPYYANYNGFTSTFDVNVVAVPSTIDTGFALPPVEEFEKKITEKTRAIIICNPGNPTGYLYTREELQQLAEIALKYDIVIISDEVYREYVYDGKQQVSMLDFPELAENCIIIDSESKRYSMCGVRIGCMVTRSSKIRNAAMLFAQARLSPVLLGQIAATAAHQNDGPYIRAVREEYTHRRNVLVDLLNAIPGVICPKPRGAFYCVAELPVDDTEKFAQWLLEKYSLNNETIMVAPAGGFYSDPELGKKQVRIAYVLKEEDLKRSAEILKEALKKYREEFSL from the coding sequence ATGCCGAATATTTCAAACAGAGCACTGCACATGCCGCCATCGCCGGTAAGAAAACTGGTTCCTTTTGCATTACAAGCAAAACAGAAAGGAATAAAAGTATATCACCTTAATATCGGGCAGCCTGATATTGAAACTCCGGAAACAGCTTTAAACGCTTTAAAAAATATTGATTTAAAAGTATTGGAATATGCACTTTCTGAAGGCAATATCGAATATAGAAAGGCCCTTACTGAATATTACCATTCACTAGGTTTTTCAGATTTGACACCGGATAACTTCATGGTAACGAACGGAGGTTCTGAAGCCCTTAATTTTGCTATTTCCACCTTATGCGACGAAGGGGATGAAGTTATTATTCCTGAACCTTATTATGCCAACTATAATGGCTTCACAAGTACATTCGATGTGAACGTAGTTGCAGTACCTTCTACTATTGATACAGGATTTGCCCTTCCGCCGGTAGAAGAATTTGAGAAAAAAATTACAGAAAAAACAAGAGCAATCATCATCTGTAATCCGGGTAACCCTACAGGATACCTGTATACCCGTGAAGAACTTCAGCAACTTGCTGAAATTGCTTTAAAATATGATATCGTCATCATTTCTGACGAAGTATACAGAGAATATGTATATGACGGAAAACAGCAGGTATCTATGCTTGACTTCCCTGAATTAGCAGAAAACTGTATCATTATCGACTCTGAATCCAAGCGTTATTCTATGTGTGGTGTAAGGATCGGATGTATGGTAACCCGTTCAAGCAAAATCCGTAATGCAGCAATGCTTTTTGCTCAGGCAAGACTAAGTCCGGTTCTTCTGGGACAAATTGCAGCAACAGCAGCTCACCAGAATGATGGCCCGTACATCAGAGCTGTAAGAGAAGAATATACTCACAGAAGAAATGTATTGGTAGATCTTCTGAATGCTATTCCGGGAGTAATCTGTCCTAAGCCGAGAGGTGCTTTCTATTGCGTTGCCGAGCTTCCGGTTGACGACACAGAAAAGTTCGCACAATGGTTACTTGAGAAATATTCGTTGAATAACGAAACCATTATGGTTGCTCCTGCAGGAGGATTCTACAGTGATCCTGAATTAGGAAAAAAACAGGTAAGAATTGCTTACGTTTTAAAAGAAGAAGACTTAAAAAGAAGTGCTGAAATTCTGAAAGAAGCTTTAAAAAAGTACAGAGAAGAATTTAGCCTTTAA
- the murB gene encoding UDP-N-acetylmuramate dehydrogenase, whose amino-acid sequence MNMQENFSLQSYNTFGVDANTQYFTEVKSIEELKDALTFSKDQCLPILFLGGGSNILLTKNFNGLAVKINLKGISEEIINENEVLVTAKAGENWHEFVMYCLQKNFGGLENLSLIPGNVGTSPMQNIGAYGTEIKDTFVSCKVLDVENLEIRTFNLEECKFGYRDSIFKQEGRGKYVILEVSFKLTQKDHHIKTEYGAIKSELEHLNIQNPTIQDVSRAVINIRQSKLPDPKQIGNAGSFFKNPTIPLAQFESLRQKFENIQGYPNGNMVKVPAGWLIEQCGWKGKQIGNVASHKLQSLVIVNATGKATGQEIFDFSTDIINSVKEKFGIELEREVNII is encoded by the coding sequence ATAAACATGCAAGAAAATTTTTCCTTACAATCTTATAATACTTTTGGTGTTGATGCCAACACTCAATATTTTACAGAAGTAAAAAGTATTGAAGAACTAAAAGATGCACTTACGTTTTCAAAAGACCAATGTTTACCCATTTTGTTTTTAGGCGGCGGAAGTAATATCCTTTTGACAAAAAATTTTAATGGCCTGGCTGTTAAAATCAACCTAAAAGGAATATCCGAAGAGATCATTAATGAAAATGAGGTTCTCGTGACCGCAAAAGCGGGAGAAAACTGGCATGAATTTGTGATGTACTGTTTGCAGAAAAACTTTGGCGGACTGGAAAACCTTTCTTTGATACCGGGAAATGTTGGTACTTCACCCATGCAGAACATAGGTGCTTACGGGACTGAGATTAAAGATACTTTTGTCAGCTGTAAGGTCTTGGATGTAGAGAATCTTGAAATCAGAACATTCAACCTGGAAGAATGTAAATTCGGCTACAGAGATTCCATTTTCAAACAGGAAGGAAGAGGGAAATACGTTATCCTGGAAGTCTCTTTTAAACTGACTCAAAAAGATCACCATATCAAAACAGAATATGGGGCCATCAAATCCGAACTGGAACATTTAAATATTCAGAACCCCACTATTCAGGATGTTTCCAGAGCTGTCATCAATATCAGACAGAGCAAACTGCCGGATCCCAAACAAATCGGAAATGCCGGAAGTTTTTTTAAAAACCCGACGATTCCTCTGGCTCAATTTGAAAGCTTACGACAAAAATTTGAAAATATCCAGGGCTATCCAAACGGAAATATGGTAAAAGTCCCGGCCGGATGGCTGATTGAGCAATGTGGATGGAAAGGTAAGCAAATTGGGAATGTTGCTTCTCACAAACTTCAATCCCTGGTCATTGTCAATGCGACAGGAAAAGCAACCGGACAGGAAATTTTTGATTTCTCCACCGACATCATCAATTCTGTGAAGGAGAAATTCGGAATAGAGCTTGAGCGGGAAGTGAATATTATTTAA
- a CDS encoding T9SS type A sorting domain-containing protein, producing the protein MLPIAVTAQNFTEVQTGMTNFYYSAADIADMNNDGTQDIVFNGAIDSDGDGNVDQTFNEVYVNNGGVLSPYAGLSAVTHLGDIKFIDYNNDGLMDIISTGLSYMDVVNYKQYRFRNTGSAFVKEEELPGKIYGSMEVFDFNHDGKPDYAVNGTQYAHGGGFRNTLDFYQNTGAGFNMTENWVDGTQSGSFKVVDLNNDHLLDLVVIGSDIEGFPVAKVYMNQGGTLVPTQDLDPVSVGKIDFADFNADGFQDIVVIGKDENDNGYFAVLMNDGTGILTAQHINMPEVSDASVSVGDLNDDGYYDFIVSGNVDYNAFVKTYLYNPSSQQFAEETATGLYHLGGPGVLQLFDFNNDNHLDVLLGGFDWTHSDLPSLTKLFKNTSAKVNMKPTPPTSLNLTKTGNRFNFTWDGASDDKTPVNALRYEIRVGSAQGGQDIAKYVVTTPSWFLDLDPAIQNVFWSVRSIDASKAYSDPSVAGTLGTVEVKTIRNQVSIYPNPTSDKVFIRGEKASEAEMYAMDGKKLNIMLKGDQSIDVSHLPKGVYLLKLKIKNEITTRKLTIK; encoded by the coding sequence ATGCTTCCTATTGCTGTAACGGCACAAAACTTTACTGAAGTACAAACAGGAATGACGAATTTCTATTATTCAGCAGCAGATATTGCTGATATGAATAATGATGGTACACAGGACATTGTGTTCAACGGAGCAATAGATTCAGATGGAGACGGGAATGTAGATCAGACGTTTAATGAAGTATATGTAAATAATGGCGGAGTATTGTCTCCCTATGCTGGTTTGAGCGCAGTTACCCATCTTGGAGATATCAAATTTATCGATTATAATAATGACGGATTAATGGATATTATTTCTACCGGTCTGAGCTATATGGATGTTGTTAATTACAAACAATACCGCTTCAGAAATACAGGCTCAGCTTTTGTAAAAGAGGAAGAGCTTCCCGGAAAAATTTACGGATCTATGGAGGTTTTTGATTTCAATCATGATGGAAAACCGGATTATGCAGTCAATGGGACACAATATGCTCATGGCGGTGGCTTCAGAAATACTCTGGATTTTTATCAAAATACTGGAGCAGGTTTCAACATGACTGAAAACTGGGTGGACGGAACCCAGAGCGGAAGCTTTAAAGTGGTTGATTTGAATAATGACCATCTTCTTGATTTGGTCGTTATCGGATCAGATATCGAAGGTTTTCCGGTGGCTAAAGTATATATGAATCAGGGAGGAACATTGGTTCCGACACAAGATCTGGATCCTGTTTCTGTTGGTAAAATTGATTTCGCTGATTTCAATGCAGATGGTTTTCAGGATATTGTCGTGATAGGTAAAGATGAAAATGACAATGGCTATTTTGCTGTGCTGATGAATGACGGAACAGGTATTCTTACGGCTCAGCACATCAATATGCCCGAAGTTTCTGATGCTTCAGTAAGTGTGGGCGATTTGAATGACGACGGATATTATGATTTTATCGTATCCGGAAATGTAGATTATAATGCTTTTGTTAAAACGTATTTATATAATCCGTCTTCTCAACAATTTGCTGAAGAAACTGCTACCGGTTTGTATCATTTGGGAGGCCCTGGAGTATTGCAGTTGTTTGATTTTAATAATGATAACCATTTGGATGTTTTGTTGGGAGGATTTGATTGGACCCATTCGGATCTGCCGTCTTTGACAAAACTTTTTAAAAATACTTCTGCAAAGGTCAATATGAAACCAACCCCGCCTACCAGCCTTAATCTTACAAAAACAGGCAACAGATTCAATTTTACATGGGACGGAGCATCTGATGATAAGACACCCGTGAATGCACTGCGATATGAAATTAGAGTGGGATCTGCCCAGGGAGGGCAGGATATTGCAAAATATGTGGTAACTACTCCTTCATGGTTCCTGGATCTTGATCCGGCTATTCAGAATGTTTTCTGGAGTGTACGATCAATTGATGCATCAAAAGCATATTCTGATCCTTCCGTGGCAGGTACATTGGGAACTGTTGAAGTTAAAACGATCAGAAATCAGGTGAGTATTTATCCTAATCCCACATCAGATAAAGTATTTATTAGGGGAGAAAAGGCATCGGAAGCTGAAATGTATGCAATGGACGGAAAGAAACTGAATATCATGTTAAAAGGAGATCAGTCTATCGACGTTTCTCACTTACCTAAAGGAGTATATCTATTAAAACTGAAGATAAAAAACGAAATAACCACGAGGAAACTTACGATTAAGTAA
- a CDS encoding 50S ribosomal protein L28 produces the protein MSRICQITGKRAMVGNNVSHANNKTKRRFEINLLEKKFYLPEQDKHVTLKVSAHGLRVINKIGIEEAIERATRNGLIKKN, from the coding sequence ATGTCAAGAATTTGCCAAATAACAGGAAAGCGTGCAATGGTTGGTAACAACGTTTCTCACGCTAATAACAAAACGAAGCGTCGTTTTGAAATTAACTTATTAGAGAAGAAGTTTTACCTTCCGGAGCAAGATAAGCACGTAACACTGAAAGTATCAGCTCATGGATTGAGAGTGATTAACAAGATTGGAATCGAAGAAGCTATTGAAAGAGCTACTAGAAACGGATTGATTAAAAAGAATTAA